TATAGCAATGGAGCGTCAGCATCGGCCGGCAGGGCTGTCTCACTCACCAGTAGTTGATCGCCGTAGTAGACCTCGTAGCTGTAGCTGATGCCAGAAATAGCGGAAGTGACTTGATCTAGGCCGTCTACTCCCAGGCGTGCCACGAGGTTGTCGCCGTCAAGGGTGGCCGTGGCCTCGAAGGATGCTGCCAGCTTGTCACCGGGGGCAATGCGCCAGGTATTGACATCATCGACCAAGTGGCCCAGCTGCGATCCGTCACTGGCACCGACAGTGTCCACCGCATCTTTGCGGTCATTGGACACATCCCAGAATGAGGTCTCGGCAAGCTGGGTAATGTTCAAGTCACCGGCGGTGATCGTTCCGCCAGAGAAAGTGTCCTGAGCTGACCACAAAGCGAATGTTGATCCGCCGGCAACCAACACGACGGCACCCGCAGCCGCCCAAATGAGGCCCTTGCGGCGCTTGTTCTCAGTCACAACAATGATCTGATCGTGGTTAGGCATGGAAGCCATAATAAAACTCCTAATTAGATGTGGGCGCCAAAAACTTGGAGCGCTCGGGGTTGGTTATCTTCGCCATTCTGGGCCGAAGTTTTGGTCTGTGTAGGTCAGTCGCGCGCGTTAACCGCGGGATTGGCGTTGGTGATGATCGGATCGAGGGCAATCACGATGTCCGGTTCCCCTGAAGGATCGGGGTACACATCGGCGAACCATTCCGAGCTCGCCTTGGCCAAGGTACTGTCTTCGGCCGTTCCCTCGGCAAGACCGAGATTGCGGTAGGTTCCGAGCATGTCCAGTGACGGTGGGAACCCGACGGGTGCGTGCCAGCTGGCCATCGCACCATTGGTACTGCCGTCCTCGGCAGTGCCGGTGACTTGGACATCATTGACGTACAAGCCGTCCAGCTCCGCATTCCACTGCAGGGACACACACCATTCTTGCTCGCTAACCCGGCCATCTTGTGCGGTTCCCGGCGCCTGCAGCTGAACTCCGTCAGCCTCAAAGAGATAGACGTTGCGCGCTTCTTCCCCCTCAACAGGGTTCGGTGTTGCCGGTACCGCCGAGCAGTCTCCGCCTGCTGCGGCGCGGTAGATCTTGAGGGTTGATCCCTTCAATACTGTGTCGGCCATGGCGTGACCGGAGCTGAGATCGTGGCTAGTACCTGAAGAATTCTGTTCACGCACCGAGACTGTGTAGTCCACGCCCGCGATTCCCAGTGCGGAGCCGCTGGCCGTGAATCGCCAAATCACAGGTGCAGGGTCAACCGCTTCCTGCCCCAATACTTCGATGACAGTGGACCCGGGTAGAGCCAGTGTCACTGCGGTACCGCCATCGGAAAAGACCGGCACAGCACCCTCGTGCCCGGTTTGAGCTGCGAACCGTACGGAACCTGTTGAGATCTCTGGGGCCGAGATCGATACGGATGTGCTCCACAACGCGTTGGCGATGCCGAAGCCTCCCGCGGCCAGCCCTAGCGCCATTGCGCCAACGATCGTGCCCCGTGCCCATGTCTTCATGATCCCCTCCTCGCACTGGCGGATGCTTCCCCGCCGCGAACCTGATCTAAGCCGACTTTGATGCCGTCCACCGTCCAAGAACCCAGATCAAGAAGCGGTTCCTGCTCCGTCCAGCGGTAGTCGCCGTGAACGTTGACCGTGACCACCACCGTCCAATCCGTGCTGACTCCCTCGTTGCTGCCGATCAATCCGGGCAGCGTAACCGGCTCCCCGAGCTCGGCTCCTCCGGTTGCCGGGGCGAGCTGCTCGCCCTGCGCGTTCTCGACCCGGTAACTTGCTGTGATGAGTCCTGAGGAAAGCTCTTGCGAAGCCGCACTCCCAACATCAACCAAGAGTGCCGCATTCAGGTTCTCCCCCTGCAGAGTTGTGGTGATGGGTACCACGAATTCGATGACATCACCCGGCATTGAAACGAACGGTTCCGATGCGGTGTCCAGGCTCCCGTAGGCCGGGGCGGTGACCCCCGGAGTGATCTGGTGCCAGGTTCCGGTGCCGCGCTCAAGGTTCAAATCTCCAGCCGTGACGTGACCGCC
The genomic region above belongs to Arthrobacter alpinus and contains:
- a CDS encoding alternate-type signal peptide domain-containing protein — encoded protein: MASMPNHDQIIVVTENKRRKGLIWAAAGAVVLVAGGSTFALWSAQDTFSGGTITAGDLNITQLAETSFWDVSNDRKDAVDTVGASDGSQLGHLVDDVNTWRIAPGDKLAASFEATATLDGDNLVARLGVDGLDQVTSAISGISYSYEVYYGDQLLVSETALPADADAPLLYLSAPGTGQDAGLEDASNGILGDTATVVTGVAAQSAVFGMPKTTADLNVVIYASFYNDANGDFRYQATDGTVSDRTDVKLADTLADLTVSLEQVRDTGVQFN
- a CDS encoding alternate-type signal peptide domain-containing protein, with product MSPAATRVAARATGRRRQFIVGASTVAVSALLIGGATWALWQAQTGFSGGHVTAGDLNLERGTGTWHQITPGVTAPAYGSLDTASEPFVSMPGDVIEFVVPITTTLQGENLNAALLVDVGSAASQELSSGLITASYRVENAQGEQLAPATGGAELGEPVTLPGLIGSNEGVSTDWTVVVTVNVHGDYRWTEQEPLLDLGSWTVDGIKVGLDQVRGGEASASARRGS